The following are encoded in a window of Streptomyces sp. Go-475 genomic DNA:
- a CDS encoding FmdB family zinc ribbon protein, with amino-acid sequence MPTYQYQCTECGEGLEAVQKFTDDALTECPSCQGRLKKVFSAVGIVFKGSGFYRNDSRGSSSSSSPAPKSSSSSSSSSSSDSGSSSSSSSSTSSSSSAGSTTAA; translated from the coding sequence GTGCCCACCTACCAGTACCAGTGCACCGAGTGCGGCGAGGGCCTCGAGGCGGTGCAGAAGTTCACCGACGACGCCCTGACCGAGTGCCCCAGCTGCCAGGGCCGCCTGAAGAAGGTGTTCTCGGCGGTCGGCATTGTCTTCAAGGGCTCCGGCTTCTACCGGAACGACAGCCGCGGCTCCTCGTCGAGCAGCTCGCCGGCGCCGAAGTCGTCGAGTTCTTCCTCCTCGTCGTCCTCCTCCGACTCCGGCTCGTCGAGTTCGTCGAGCTCCTCGACGAGCTCCAGCAGCTCGGCCGGCAGCACCACCGCCGCGTAG
- a CDS encoding S-methyl-5'-thioadenosine phosphorylase, translating to MANKANAGIGVIGGSGFYSFLDDVTEVQVDTPYGPPSDSLFLGEVAGRRVAFLPRHGRGHHLPPHRINYRANLWALRSVGVRQVLAPCAVGGLRPEYGPGTLLVPDQLVDRTKSRAGTYFDGLPLPDGSVPNVVHVSLADPYCPAGRAVALKAARGRDWEPVDGGTLVVVEGPRFSTRAESLWHQAQGWSVVGMTGHPEAALARELELCYTSLTLVTDLDAGAETGEGVSHDEVLRVFAANVDRLRGVLFDAVAGLPEEDERGCLCVNALGGMDPGFALP from the coding sequence ATGGCGAACAAGGCGAACGCCGGGATCGGCGTGATCGGCGGCTCCGGCTTCTACTCCTTCCTCGACGACGTGACCGAGGTCCAGGTGGACACCCCCTACGGGCCGCCCAGCGACTCCCTCTTCCTCGGCGAGGTCGCCGGCCGGCGGGTCGCCTTCCTTCCCCGGCACGGACGGGGCCACCACCTGCCTCCGCACCGGATCAACTACCGGGCCAACCTGTGGGCGCTGCGGTCGGTCGGCGTGCGCCAGGTGCTCGCCCCCTGCGCGGTGGGCGGTCTGCGTCCCGAGTACGGGCCGGGCACGCTGCTGGTGCCGGACCAGCTGGTCGACCGCACGAAGTCCCGGGCGGGCACGTACTTCGACGGGCTGCCGCTGCCCGACGGGTCGGTGCCGAACGTGGTGCACGTGTCGCTGGCCGACCCCTACTGCCCCGCCGGGCGGGCCGTCGCGCTGAAGGCGGCGCGCGGCCGGGACTGGGAGCCGGTGGACGGCGGCACGCTGGTCGTGGTCGAGGGGCCGCGCTTCTCGACCCGTGCCGAATCGTTGTGGCACCAGGCGCAGGGCTGGTCGGTGGTGGGCATGACCGGCCATCCCGAGGCGGCGCTCGCCCGTGAGCTGGAGCTCTGCTACACGTCCCTGACCCTGGTCACCGACCTGGACGCGGGGGCCGAGACCGGGGAGGGCGTCTCGCACGACGAGGTGCTGCGGGTGTTCGCGGCGAACGTCGACCGCTTGCGGGGGGTGCTGTTCGACGCGGTGGCCGGGCTGCCGGAGGAGGACGAGAGGGGCTGTCTGTGCGTGAACGCGCTGGGTGGGATGGATCCGGGGTTCGCGTTGCCGTAG
- a CDS encoding MFS transporter, producing MASTVTSKKSKNSMTSKNSTASARPGYGRLLRTRGAWTFLLPGFAARQPFAMLTISIVLLVQHTTGSYGAAGAAAAVTGVSMALFAPYSGRLADRYGQRAVLIPGVLLHALSGLTLTALALFDAPLWAVFVAAVPTGASVPQIGPMVRARWGVTLKDSPLMTTAAAFESVTDELTFVVGPLLATALCTAVDPAAGLVTEASLTLIGGLLFAAQKNTQPSVSGSGHARVERASALRVPGVRVLIVVFLGIGSVFGGMQVSLAAFTESIGEPGLNGVLYGVFAAGNMLSGVVCGAIAWKTAPQRRLVVGYTALALTASGLWAAHSVLVLAGLGLLVGMCIAPALITGYTLVESLVPAGARTEAFTWLTGAVALGQAAAVTVAGQLEDRFWDGAGFLVPMGGTVLALATLLALRSRLSPKAQGRTVARGVGHRVPVAVD from the coding sequence GTGGCGTCCACGGTCACCTCGAAGAAGTCGAAGAACTCGATGACCTCGAAGAACTCGACGGCTTCCGCCCGCCCGGGATACGGCCGGCTGCTGCGCACCCGCGGCGCCTGGACGTTCCTGCTCCCCGGTTTCGCGGCGCGCCAGCCGTTCGCGATGCTGACGATCTCCATCGTGCTGCTCGTGCAGCACACCACCGGCTCCTACGGGGCTGCGGGCGCGGCCGCCGCCGTCACCGGCGTCTCCATGGCCCTGTTCGCGCCCTACAGCGGCCGTCTCGCCGACCGGTACGGCCAGCGCGCCGTGCTGATCCCCGGGGTGCTGCTGCACGCGCTGTCCGGGCTGACCCTGACCGCGCTCGCGCTGTTCGACGCCCCCTTGTGGGCCGTGTTCGTCGCGGCCGTCCCGACCGGCGCCTCGGTGCCGCAGATCGGGCCCATGGTGCGGGCCCGCTGGGGCGTCACACTCAAGGACTCGCCGCTGATGACCACCGCGGCGGCCTTCGAGTCCGTCACGGACGAGCTGACCTTCGTCGTCGGACCGCTACTGGCCACCGCCCTGTGCACGGCCGTCGACCCGGCCGCCGGCCTGGTGACGGAGGCCTCGCTGACCCTGATCGGCGGCCTTCTGTTCGCCGCGCAGAAGAACACCCAGCCCTCGGTGTCGGGCAGCGGGCACGCGCGCGTGGAGCGCGCTTCCGCGCTGCGCGTCCCCGGGGTGCGCGTCCTGATCGTGGTCTTCCTCGGCATCGGCTCCGTCTTCGGCGGGATGCAGGTCTCGCTGGCCGCGTTCACCGAGTCGATCGGCGAGCCGGGCCTGAACGGCGTCCTGTACGGCGTCTTCGCCGCGGGCAACATGCTCTCCGGCGTCGTCTGCGGCGCGATCGCCTGGAAGACGGCCCCGCAGCGGCGCCTGGTCGTCGGCTACACGGCGCTCGCCCTCACCGCGTCCGGCCTGTGGGCCGCCCACTCGGTGCTGGTCCTCGCCGGCCTCGGCCTCCTGGTCGGCATGTGCATCGCGCCCGCTCTGATCACCGGCTACACCCTGGTCGAGAGCCTGGTCCCGGCCGGCGCCCGCACCGAGGCCTTCACCTGGCTGACCGGAGCGGTGGCGCTGGGCCAGGCCGCCGCCGTCACGGTCGCCGGACAGTTGGAGGACCGCTTCTGGGACGGCGCCGGTTTCCTGGTGCCGATGGGCGGCACGGTGCTCGCCCTGGCGACCCTCCTGGCCCTGCGTTCCCGGCTGTCCCCGAAGGCCCAGGGGCGGACCGTCGCACGTGGCGTGGGTCACCGCGTCCCGGTGGCAGTGGACTGA